In Nicotiana tabacum cultivar K326 chromosome 17, ASM71507v2, whole genome shotgun sequence, one DNA window encodes the following:
- the LOC107780774 gene encoding serine/threonine-protein kinase PCRK1-like isoform X2, with amino-acid sequence MKCFYFTKDEEEEGATLSSRESKVSWVRSLSVASSSATVDTRRSRSELDSDSRDYTDSFEFYEFLTQRRANDLRVFGFYELKLATKGFSRGLMIGEGGFGSVYRGVVGEMEVAVKRLNRYGFQGHKEWINEVNFLGVVKHPNLVKLIGYCAEDDERGMQRLLVYELMCNKSLEDHLLARSRAPLSWTLRLKIAQDAARGLAYLHEEMDFQLIFRDFKPSNILLDEDFNAKLSDFGLARQGPAAGLSHISTSVVGTVGYAAPEYVQTGRLTAKSDVWSFGVVLYELITGRRVLERNLPRAEQKLLEWVRPYVSDSKKFHFILDPRLEGHDCVKSAQRLASLANKCLTKNPRSRPKMSEVVDILGNIITDAAAQAEAVPETAKEAVDENEEAAEEGVDTKEEGREEVESGKLESNNQKWSFDFKEMVSFRNKSIERRYRQLCYIFSAKRCKFSRSIFSCTTENAV; translated from the exons ATGAAATGCTTCTATTTTACAaaggacgaagaagaagaaggggcaACATTAAGTTCGAGGGAATCAAAAGTTTCATGGGTTCGTTCATTGAGCGTAGCATCGAGCAGTGCCACCGTTGATACGCGGAGGTCACGGTCCGAGTTGGACTCGGACTCGAGGGATTATACTGACTCGTTCGAGTTTTATGAGTTCTTAACTCAGCGACGAGCTAATGATCTGCGAGTTTTCGGATTTTATGAGCTGAAATTAGCGACGAAAGGCTTCAGTAGAGGTTTAATGATCGGAGAAGGAGGATTTGGGTCTGTGTATAGAGGAGTTGTTGGTGAAATGGAAGTTGCTGTTAAACGATTGAATCGCTATGGATTCCAG GGGCATAAGGAGTGGATTAATGAAGTAAACTTTCTAGGTGTAGTGAAGCACCCAAATCTAGTGAAGTTAATCGGCTATTGTGCAGAGGATGATGAAAGAGGGATGCAACGTCTTTTAGTCTATGAACTCATGTGTAACAAAAGCTTGGAGGACCATCTGTTGGCCCGATCACGAGCTCCCCTCTCCTGGACTTTGAGATTAAAAATTGCCCAAGATGCAGCTCGTGGATTAGCATATCTGCATGAAGAAATGGATTTTCAG TTGATATTTCGAGACTTCAAGCCATCAAATATTCTTCTGGATGAAGATTTTAATGCAAAGCTTTCAGACTTTGGACTGGCTCGGCAAGGTCCAGCTGCAGGACTAAGCCATATCTCAACATCA GTTGTAGGTACGGTAGGCTATGCGGCCCCTGAATATGTCCAGACTGGAAGACTCACTGCTAAAAGTGATGTTTGGAGCTTCGGAGTTGTCCTTTATGAACTTATCACAGGAAGGAGAGTGTTGGAACGAAACCTTCCTCGAGCTGAGCAAAAACTACTGGAATGGGTGAGACCCTACGTTTCAGACTCAAAGAAGTTTCATTTTATTCTCGACCCTCGACTTGAAGGCCATGATTGTGTCAAGTCTGCTCAAAGACTTGCATCACTGGCCAACAAATGTCTCACGAAGAATCCAAGATCTCGCCCTAAAATGAGTGAGGTCGTTGATATACTCGGGAATATCATAACTGATGCAGCAGCTCAAGCTGAAGCAGTGCCTGAGACTGCGAAAGAAGCAGTAGATGAAAACGAAGAAGCTGCAGAAGAAGGTGTCGACACAAAGGAAGAAGGAAGAGAGGAAGTTGAATCAGGAAAACTGGAAAGCAATAATCAAAAGTGGAGTTTCGATTTCAAAGAAATGGTCAGCTTTAGGAACAAATCTATTG AAAGGAGATATCGGCAGCTTTGCTACATATTTTCTGCAAAGAGGTGTAAATTTAGTAGGAGCATCTTCTCTTGTACAACAGAGAATGCAG TGTAA
- the LOC107780774 gene encoding serine/threonine-protein kinase PCRK1-like isoform X1: MKCFYFTKDEEEEGATLSSRESKVSWVRSLSVASSSATVDTRRSRSELDSDSRDYTDSFEFYEFLTQRRANDLRVFGFYELKLATKGFSRGLMIGEGGFGSVYRGVVGEMEVAVKRLNRYGFQGHKEWINEVNFLGVVKHPNLVKLIGYCAEDDERGMQRLLVYELMCNKSLEDHLLARSRAPLSWTLRLKIAQDAARGLAYLHEEMDFQLIFRDFKPSNILLDEDFNAKLSDFGLARQGPAAGLSHISTSVVGTVGYAAPEYVQTGRLTAKSDVWSFGVVLYELITGRRVLERNLPRAEQKLLEWVRPYVSDSKKFHFILDPRLEGHDCVKSAQRLASLANKCLTKNPRSRPKMSEVVDILGNIITDAAAQAEAVPETAKEAVDENEEAAEEGVDTKEEGREEVESGKLESNNQKWSFDFKEMVSFRNKSIERRYRQLCYIFSAKRCKFSRSIFSCTTENAGTFSQSCIWPRKC; encoded by the exons ATGAAATGCTTCTATTTTACAaaggacgaagaagaagaaggggcaACATTAAGTTCGAGGGAATCAAAAGTTTCATGGGTTCGTTCATTGAGCGTAGCATCGAGCAGTGCCACCGTTGATACGCGGAGGTCACGGTCCGAGTTGGACTCGGACTCGAGGGATTATACTGACTCGTTCGAGTTTTATGAGTTCTTAACTCAGCGACGAGCTAATGATCTGCGAGTTTTCGGATTTTATGAGCTGAAATTAGCGACGAAAGGCTTCAGTAGAGGTTTAATGATCGGAGAAGGAGGATTTGGGTCTGTGTATAGAGGAGTTGTTGGTGAAATGGAAGTTGCTGTTAAACGATTGAATCGCTATGGATTCCAG GGGCATAAGGAGTGGATTAATGAAGTAAACTTTCTAGGTGTAGTGAAGCACCCAAATCTAGTGAAGTTAATCGGCTATTGTGCAGAGGATGATGAAAGAGGGATGCAACGTCTTTTAGTCTATGAACTCATGTGTAACAAAAGCTTGGAGGACCATCTGTTGGCCCGATCACGAGCTCCCCTCTCCTGGACTTTGAGATTAAAAATTGCCCAAGATGCAGCTCGTGGATTAGCATATCTGCATGAAGAAATGGATTTTCAG TTGATATTTCGAGACTTCAAGCCATCAAATATTCTTCTGGATGAAGATTTTAATGCAAAGCTTTCAGACTTTGGACTGGCTCGGCAAGGTCCAGCTGCAGGACTAAGCCATATCTCAACATCA GTTGTAGGTACGGTAGGCTATGCGGCCCCTGAATATGTCCAGACTGGAAGACTCACTGCTAAAAGTGATGTTTGGAGCTTCGGAGTTGTCCTTTATGAACTTATCACAGGAAGGAGAGTGTTGGAACGAAACCTTCCTCGAGCTGAGCAAAAACTACTGGAATGGGTGAGACCCTACGTTTCAGACTCAAAGAAGTTTCATTTTATTCTCGACCCTCGACTTGAAGGCCATGATTGTGTCAAGTCTGCTCAAAGACTTGCATCACTGGCCAACAAATGTCTCACGAAGAATCCAAGATCTCGCCCTAAAATGAGTGAGGTCGTTGATATACTCGGGAATATCATAACTGATGCAGCAGCTCAAGCTGAAGCAGTGCCTGAGACTGCGAAAGAAGCAGTAGATGAAAACGAAGAAGCTGCAGAAGAAGGTGTCGACACAAAGGAAGAAGGAAGAGAGGAAGTTGAATCAGGAAAACTGGAAAGCAATAATCAAAAGTGGAGTTTCGATTTCAAAGAAATGGTCAGCTTTAGGAACAAATCTATTG AAAGGAGATATCGGCAGCTTTGCTACATATTTTCTGCAAAGAGGTGTAAATTTAGTAGGAGCATCTTCTCTTGTACAACAGAGAATGCAGGTACGTTTTCCCAATCTTGTATTTGGCCTAGGAAGTGTTAG
- the LOC107780774 gene encoding serine/threonine-protein kinase PCRK1-like isoform X3 codes for MKCFYFTKDEEEEGATLSSRESKVSWVRSLSVASSSATVDTRRSRSELDSDSRDYTDSFEFYEFLTQRRANDLRVFGFYELKLATKGFSRGLMIGEGGFGSVYRGVVGEMEVAVKRLNRYGFQGHKEWINEVNFLGVVKHPNLVKLIGYCAEDDERGMQRLLVYELMCNKSLEDHLLARSRAPLSWTLRLKIAQDAARGLAYLHEEMDFQLIFRDFKPSNILLDEDFNAKLSDFGLARQGPAAGLSHISTSVVGTVGYAAPEYVQTGRLTAKSDVWSFGVVLYELITGRRVLERNLPRAEQKLLEWVRPYVSDSKKFHFILDPRLEGHDCVKSAQRLASLANKCLTKNPRSRPKMSEVVDILGNIITDAAAQAEAVPETAKEAVDENEEAAEEGVDTKEEGREEVESGKLESNNQKWSFDFKEMVSFRNKSIERRYRQLCYIFSAKRCKFSRSIFSCTTENAV; via the exons ATGAAATGCTTCTATTTTACAaaggacgaagaagaagaaggggcaACATTAAGTTCGAGGGAATCAAAAGTTTCATGGGTTCGTTCATTGAGCGTAGCATCGAGCAGTGCCACCGTTGATACGCGGAGGTCACGGTCCGAGTTGGACTCGGACTCGAGGGATTATACTGACTCGTTCGAGTTTTATGAGTTCTTAACTCAGCGACGAGCTAATGATCTGCGAGTTTTCGGATTTTATGAGCTGAAATTAGCGACGAAAGGCTTCAGTAGAGGTTTAATGATCGGAGAAGGAGGATTTGGGTCTGTGTATAGAGGAGTTGTTGGTGAAATGGAAGTTGCTGTTAAACGATTGAATCGCTATGGATTCCAG GGGCATAAGGAGTGGATTAATGAAGTAAACTTTCTAGGTGTAGTGAAGCACCCAAATCTAGTGAAGTTAATCGGCTATTGTGCAGAGGATGATGAAAGAGGGATGCAACGTCTTTTAGTCTATGAACTCATGTGTAACAAAAGCTTGGAGGACCATCTGTTGGCCCGATCACGAGCTCCCCTCTCCTGGACTTTGAGATTAAAAATTGCCCAAGATGCAGCTCGTGGATTAGCATATCTGCATGAAGAAATGGATTTTCAG TTGATATTTCGAGACTTCAAGCCATCAAATATTCTTCTGGATGAAGATTTTAATGCAAAGCTTTCAGACTTTGGACTGGCTCGGCAAGGTCCAGCTGCAGGACTAAGCCATATCTCAACATCA GTTGTAGGTACGGTAGGCTATGCGGCCCCTGAATATGTCCAGACTGGAAGACTCACTGCTAAAAGTGATGTTTGGAGCTTCGGAGTTGTCCTTTATGAACTTATCACAGGAAGGAGAGTGTTGGAACGAAACCTTCCTCGAGCTGAGCAAAAACTACTGGAATGGGTGAGACCCTACGTTTCAGACTCAAAGAAGTTTCATTTTATTCTCGACCCTCGACTTGAAGGCCATGATTGTGTCAAGTCTGCTCAAAGACTTGCATCACTGGCCAACAAATGTCTCACGAAGAATCCAAGATCTCGCCCTAAAATGAGTGAGGTCGTTGATATACTCGGGAATATCATAACTGATGCAGCAGCTCAAGCTGAAGCAGTGCCTGAGACTGCGAAAGAAGCAGTAGATGAAAACGAAGAAGCTGCAGAAGAAGGTGTCGACACAAAGGAAGAAGGAAGAGAGGAAGTTGAATCAGGAAAACTGGAAAGCAATAATCAAAAGTGGAGTTTCGATTTCAAAGAAATGGTCAGCTTTAGGAACAAATCTATTG AAAGGAGATATCGGCAGCTTTGCTACATATTTTCTGCAAAGAGGTGTAAATTTAGTAGGAGCATCTTCTCTTGTACAACAGAGAATGCAG TGTGA